The Engystomops pustulosus chromosome 4, aEngPut4.maternal, whole genome shotgun sequence genome contains a region encoding:
- the UQCC6 gene encoding ubiquinol-cytochrome c reductase complex assembly factor 6, producing MPAGVTWPQYLKMLSATIVSMLAGAEVVHQYYKPDLSVPETPPKPGELKTELLGLQPKKGNPPSS from the exons ATGCCTGCAGGAGTCACCTGGCCTCAGTACCTGAAGATGTTGAGTGCTACGATTGTGTCTATGCTGGCAGGGGCAGAAGTAGTACATCAATACTACAAGCCAGATCTT AGTGTACCTGAGACTCCACCAAAACCCGGAGAACTGAAGACAGAACTTCTTGGGTTGCAGCCAaagaaaggaaatccaccatcaagcTAG